One Zingiber officinale cultivar Zhangliang chromosome 10B, Zo_v1.1, whole genome shotgun sequence genomic window, TATTTAATTTAGTGgaatatgataaaattttattgGTTCAACTCATCAAATTGAACGAAACCAAATGATTTTGTAGATAAAATTCACTTCACTTTTAAAAAGTTCAGACAGAATTTAGAATCGACTCAATTCTAGCAAGCTAAAGTTTTTTACATTATTTTCTGGGAACTTATAATGATCACTTGAACAAGAACACGTGTATTTATTTGTTGCAAAAGAATACTTCGAATGCACTACGCAGCACAGACATTACCATTCCTCAAAACCAAAAGAGATTCTAATTCACAACAAGAACAGTTTGATATAACTCCGAGAATACATACAAAATCAACTACCAAAAAGTTGAACAAAGATAATAAAAGAGTGCTAGCCACTCGAGGTACATTAGTCATTCAAATCCTCTTAAGTACCCTCTCAGCTGCCTCAATTGTTTGCTCGATATCTTTATGAGTATGAGCTAAGCTTGTAAATCCTGCTTCAAACTGTGAGGGTGCAAGATATACGCCTTCCTCTAGCATGCCCCTGTGAAACCTTGCAAACTTAGCAGCGTCGCTCTTTTTTGCATCCTCAAAATTGTGAACTGGCCCTGCATTGAAGAAGAACCCGAACATTCCATGAATATAGCCACCATACATTTCATGCCCAGCTCTCTCCCCAGCATCTAGAATTCCATTGGTAAGATCAGAGGTGATTTTATCTAGATACTCGTATGTCCCTGGTTCCATTAACCTCTTGAGAGTGTGAATGCCTGCAGTCATAGCCAACGGGTTGCCGCTAAGAGTTCCTGCTTGATACATCGGCCCTGCAGGAGCCACCATCTGCATGATATCTTTCCTTCCTCCATAAGCTCCAactggaagaccaccaccaatcACTTTTCCAAGAGTGGTCAGATCAGGAGTTATGCCAAAATATTCTTGAGCCCCACCATAAGCTAGACGGAACCCTGTCATCACCTCATCAAATATCAGGAGAGCACCATTTTGTTCTGTGATTTCACGGAGGCCATTCAAGAATTCTGGTTTTGGAGGGATAAAACCAGCATTTCCCACAACTGGTTCGAGGATGACAGCAGCAATCTCACCTTTGTGGGTTTCAAATAGTTTCTTTACAGTTTCAAGGTCATTGTAAGGAGAGGTTAGTGTATCCATTGTGGCTCCCGAGGGAACACCAGGGGAGTCAGGGAGGCCAAGAGTGGCAACCCCACTACCAGCTTTAACAAGGAATGCGTTGGCATGCCCGTGATAGCAGCCTTCAAATTTGATGAGCTTTTCCCGGCCAGTGAATGCACGGGCAAGGCGGAGAACACCCATGCAAGCTTCTGTGCCTGAGTTAACAAATCGGACCATTTCAACACTAGGCACTGCCGAGATGACCATCTCAGCCAGGACATTCTCTAATATACAGGGAGCACCAAAGCTTGTGCCTTTCTTCAGGGTCTCAATCAATGCAGCATTCACCTAAGTGGACAAACCAAAAGACAAGCAGGCATTAAGATCAATATAGTTGCGTAAAACTTCACCACACCACTAGCATACTTGCTCAGCATCAGCTTTTAAGCAAATGAAGAAACTATGCTGCCCATACTAACTGATACACCAATTAAAGAATCAGTTATATTTGATTTACACAAAAATAAAATGAAGTTAATGACCAAAGCTAGCCGTCATCAACAGGATCCTACAAAAGGTGCAAGTAACTTTAGCCTACCTGCCCAAGAGTTACTATGTTTACAAACGGTGCGAGTAACTTTAGCCCACCTACTTAAGAGTCGTCATGTCCAtagaaacaaaatgcaaaacaaagtAACTAAAAGAATGCAATTTCAATCATTCAAACAAGTAAACTTCAGGAAACCAAATACCCACTGAAAACCTAGTAGTGTTATTCCATTTTTTGATGTGGTGACTAGCATTCAAAGATGATCTAAACTTGGATTTCCTTGTATGAAACATGTTTGCTATATTCTCAAAATATTTAATAGGCGGTTTAAACCTCACAATGAGATAACAGTTGAATTTgcttgaaaagaaagaaaaacatcAGAATTCAAGAGCCATGCAATGTAGAAAATGAAAGGTACCTTGTCATCTGCATGCCCGATAATAGCAGGACCCCAAGAACCAACATAGTCTATGTATTCATTTCCATCTACATCCCACATGCGAGAACCTTTAACAGAATCAAAGACAATTGGTTGCCCACCAACTGATTTGAAGGCTCGAACAGGTGAATTTACACCTCCAGGCATCAATTCCTGACAAAGTTTTCTTCTATTAGTTCACTTTATAACTAACAAGAATATTATCTGACAAACGGCAGCAAACCACTAGTTAGCCAGTGACATTAACAGAGCATTTCACAACTACCCACAAGGCCACGATAATATATTAAGCACTTAATCAACAATTGGAATATGATTTCCCCAGAAATATGTTCAGTGTGGAATTTCATTATAATGCTAAAAATGCCCATGTACTCAGAGGAACATGTGTAAATGATTTTCAAGACTATGGAAGGATAAAGTATCACTTATCAATGGAATTATTTAGTCAATTAATTGAAAGTGAACACCCATTGTGGATGGAGTTGTTTTTACATCCCACTGACCAGGGTTTGGTTCTAGgtataactttaatttttttcaagTCAAACCAAAGTGAAATGGAGATTGTGGATGGAGTTGATATCTCACTTACTAACCAGGGTTTGAATCTAGGAATACGTTGAATTTTCAAGTCAAACCTAAGTGATTGTAACACCCAGGTTAGTTCATTAGTAGTAGAAGGGGCTACTTTTGTTGGTGCATAGGCCAAGATGAATTTTATACCGTCAACTTGAGCTTAAGTATGTTGGCTATCTGGTAAGATATATAGAGTTGAATGGATACTTTCCCTCACCAAGCTGAAAATTAACAACAAAAAGATGGGTCAAGAAGATACAAAAAATCATAAACATTTGCCAGTCATTGCTCAAGCCAATTGTGAAAAAGAGAGAAAACTAGTTTATTAGCCTTAAATTTTTTCTACATAAATGTGCCTTCAATATTTTGGTTACTATCTAACCTATCTTATTGGCTTAAATCTTGCCATGACAAAAAAGTAGACAAGGTAGAATGTGAAACATACAAAATTATGATATTCCCATCAAATATCCACAACTAGAACAAGCTTTGTATCCAACTAGTTGTGAACTAGCTATGTGTATCTTATTCATCTATTGAGCTTTATTAGAGCAGCAGTAATACTAAGTCAAAAAGTTTAATATTCCAAACAGTACGTTTCATTCTCACCCTGATAAAATTCATACATGATCTTTCATGTTCTCAATTATATAATGAAGAGGAACATATAAGTTGTAAAAAAGTCAACTGCATAACTTCAAGAGTCCAGCTTACAAGTCCAGATAATGTACGGAAGGTTAGTGCAGATCATAATTTCAGTTCTAAGGCCCAACAAGTTGTCAAACTTATAGCAAAAAAGAGATCCCTTGGATCTAATAGGATCAGATCATATATAGTAATCCAAGTAGTTGCCTCAGATGTTGCAAGACAAAGTTATGGCATTGACAATAATGATTTCAATAAGGATGATGGTTGTTCAAGTACTTTACATTGTGTTCCTTGAGAGACGAAATCACTGGCCATTAATGTATCTTCATGAAGTCTAGAAGGAACTTGATACATGAGGTTAGCAAGTGAAGTGATACCTCAACTGTataaaattttcaatattaaCTTGGAAAATTAAAAACATATAATAAACAAACCAGAAAAAAATATCTAGTGACTAAAGGTGGGTAAATTTTGCTGTCACCGAGAAAATTATGCTAGCttaaatatgttataaatataaaaatatctttgAATGTAAGAAAACACTCAACTGTTGAAGGTCAACAGTAATGCATGAAAACAAATTACCTTTGGTTACTCCAAGATTCACAACTAAATTACAGCCAACACTTTGGTACAATATTTCAGTTACAAGTTATTTATTATCATGCGAGTAAATGGAGATTCTTAAGCATTGAGATGATCCATAAAATGCCAGTTGACCAGCTGCGATCAATTCACTCTATGGTTCAAACTATGCTAAATCAACTGATTATATGGTCAACACCCTTTAATATTGTGCTGAGAAGATGAAGGACAAACAATATCTCAGTAAATTTAAATCCAGACTCTATTCAAGGAATTCCGCTGCAAATAGGCCAATTAATTATAGATAGATTCAAAAGAAGGGAAAAGGAACAAGAAGAGATTTAATAATCTGGTTCCCAAACGGCGGCGTGATGGAAAGGCTAACCTTGGCGGCATTGAATATTTCCTCAGATTTCTGGAGCGTGTAGTTCTTCTTCTCGACGGAGACGGCGTTCCGAATGGTGAAGGCAAGGCGGGTA contains:
- the LOC122030057 gene encoding glutamate-1-semialdehyde 2,1-aminomutase, chloroplastic isoform X2, with translation MPGGVNSPVRAFKSVGGQPIVFDSVKGSRMWDVDGNEYIDYVGSWGPAIIGHADDKVNAALIETLKKGTSFGAPCILENVLAEMVISAVPSVEMVRFVNSGTEACMGVLRLARAFTGREKLIKFEGCYHGHANAFLVKAGSGVATLGLPDSPGVPSGATMDTLTSPYNDLETVKKLFETHKGEIAAVILEPVVGNAGFIPPKPEFLNGLREITEQNGALLIFDEVMTGFRLAYGGAQEYFGITPDLTTLGKVIGGGLPVGAYGGRKDIMQMVAPAGPMYQAGTLSGNPLAMTAGIHTLKRLMEPGTYEYLDKITSDLTNGILDAGERAGHEMYGGYIHGMFGFFFNAGPVHNFEDAKKSDAAKFARFHRGMLEEGVYLAPSQFEAGFTSLAHTHKDIEQTIEAAERVLKRI
- the LOC122030057 gene encoding glutamate-1-semialdehyde 2,1-aminomutase, chloroplastic isoform X1, with protein sequence MASVAGVGVSWRSSKAALLPSSVKPSRAATRLAFTIRNAVSVEKKNYTLQKSEEIFNAAKELMPGGVNSPVRAFKSVGGQPIVFDSVKGSRMWDVDGNEYIDYVGSWGPAIIGHADDKVNAALIETLKKGTSFGAPCILENVLAEMVISAVPSVEMVRFVNSGTEACMGVLRLARAFTGREKLIKFEGCYHGHANAFLVKAGSGVATLGLPDSPGVPSGATMDTLTSPYNDLETVKKLFETHKGEIAAVILEPVVGNAGFIPPKPEFLNGLREITEQNGALLIFDEVMTGFRLAYGGAQEYFGITPDLTTLGKVIGGGLPVGAYGGRKDIMQMVAPAGPMYQAGTLSGNPLAMTAGIHTLKRLMEPGTYEYLDKITSDLTNGILDAGERAGHEMYGGYIHGMFGFFFNAGPVHNFEDAKKSDAAKFARFHRGMLEEGVYLAPSQFEAGFTSLAHTHKDIEQTIEAAERVLKRI